From Eremothecium sinecaudum strain ATCC 58844 chromosome III, complete sequence:
ATAGAGGAgtcatcttcattattaaaaGTCCAAGGTaaaaacttaaaatatATTGGCCAGACCTTCAAATTACACGATTTAACTGCCTTGACTGAGCTTGATTTGCCTGAATTAGGCCATATCAAGACAATTTACTGGAGGGTTGTGCCAATTTTACAAACTGTAGTTACATCACCCCGTATTGAATCCGTCGAGTCTGTTTTAATTTCGGATACATCGTTAACATCAATCGATGACTTCTACGGAAATGGAGAGTTAAGTTCCTTTAATATTAACAACAACCGTTACATGGATCACATTAAAACAAATGTTAGGCGTATTACTATGCAGTTGAGTATCAACGCAAACTCACAAAATCTAAATTTGGAGATGCCAGAATTGGTGGCTGCTGACAATGTCACAGTGAGAGATGCTGCTTCAGTATCCTTTCCAAAATTGGAATATGTAAACCAGTCATTCGAATTAATCGAGAATAATTTTGAAACCTTGTATATTCCAAAGTTGAAACGTATTGGGGGCACATTTGGCTTAATCGATAACAAGAATTTGGAAACAGTAAATATGTCTTCCGTAACTACAATAAACGGTGGACTTATGGTTTCCAATAACTCAAAATTAACGACCCTAGACTTCTTGCCGGAATTACAACAAGTAGGTGGTGCGATTCAATTCGAGGGAACTATTGACGATACAAAATTCCCCAAATTGAGGTTAGTTAAAGGTTCAGCCAAAATCGATAGTGGTTCAGGAAACCTAGATTGCTCAAAGTGGACAAGACCTAGCAGTGGTAACTCAATTATCCGCGGAGGCCAACTAGAATGTACCTCTGCCGGAAGACGCAACACAGTAAGCGTTTCTAAGGACGGTATTGTACTTGATAGAGACAGCAAAGAAGTCTCTCCAAATGAAAGTTTCGGCACCTCCATTGTTCTAGATAAATCCAAACTTGGTAAACTAATCTGGTCATTAGGGTTTGGATGGATGATCTTTTTACTAATTTTCGTTACATTACAGTGAACGACAGCATTCACAAGGTGGTTTAAAATAATTACTAAAAGAAAAGTCACTTATCATAGCACATTATTCTTGCTCtataaatatatttggATAAATCAGTTCTGCTGAAGTACTTATACAATACCAGCttgtttttgtttttaTCTTTTTATCTTTTAATTTTTGATTTATATTTTAGTTTATATTTTATAAGCTGACGTCTTATTTATAATTACTGATTCTAATTTCCGATGTAACCAAACCCATGTGTTACATCTATAACGaaaattaaagaaaaatacTTATGAATGCCAAATCTGATGTCTAGTAAGGTGTTAGACGATATTACAGGATCCAGAAATGATAGTAACGAGGAAAAGAATAGTTTAGAATCTAGTAAAACGTTGATAGTTCATGATGGTGATAGCTCATCGCATGAAAAGGATGACGAGGAACTAATGAAAGGAAAAAAGCGCGTTGCACCAAAGAGTGGTGAAGAAAAGGGATGCTGTATAACTAGTAATCCAGAGTATGGCAACAATGATAGTAAAAACGTTAGGAAGCAGagaaagaaaaggaaaacTTATAGCTGTGATGTATGTCGGAAACAAAAGACAAGATGTGATTATGAACAACACGTTGGTAAGTGCAGGAGATGTAGCGTTTTAAGTTTGGAATGTTCATTATCGCAGTATTGTAAGGACGAGCAGGATAGAGTTGATTTGAGAAGTTCACTGTATCCTTCACATGTGGAACTGCCGACCGGGAGAAACGTTCCCGATC
This genomic window contains:
- the SPS2 gene encoding Sps2p (Syntenic homolog of Ashbya gossypii AFR723C; Syntenic homolog of Saccharomyces cerevisiae YCL048W (SPS22) and YDR522C (SPS2)) yields the protein MKLSHIVSLTLTTSQLCSATSAPNRQMQGLHEGNHVGIPEGMLFKREYHELGAGLKSKIVQPILKSGVMQKGMMKKKTSTNKKVKTPGKSVPAASTPKELSVAAAGSKSGNRTSNPKAPAPEGVDVSRLPAYCKNDFHLIKNAIQLNQLQAECTVVKGTVSIQDYEEPIIDFGNINTIHGDLLIEESSSLLKVQGKNLKYIGQTFKLHDLTALTELDLPELGHIKTIYWRVVPILQTVVTSPRIESVESVLISDTSLTSIDDFYGNGELSSFNINNNRYMDHIKTNVRRITMQLSINANSQNLNLEMPELVAADNVTVRDAASVSFPKLEYVNQSFELIENNFETLYIPKLKRIGGTFGLIDNKNLETVNMSSVTTINGGLMVSNNSKLTTLDFLPELQQVGGAIQFEGTIDDTKFPKLRLVKGSAKIDSGSGNLDCSKWTRPSSGNSIIRGGQLECTSAGRRNTVSVSKDGIVLDRDSKEVSPNESFGTSIVLDKSKLGKLIWSLGFGWMIFLLIFVTLQ